AACGAAGGACAGGGTTATCGTCCTGTTGACGGCAATCGTTCTAATACCACTGGCGAACCAGTTCCCCAAGGAATCTCTGCCCCAAGCCCTAAACGTATAACGACCGTTTGTCAGATTGGTCACGTTTAGATACCAGCTCGTGTTCGATAGCATTTCCATGGTGAGATTCTGGCCGTTCCACTCCAGCTTGGCAACCTGTAGAGGCTGACCAGAGGTAACGTTCACTAGAACATAATCAGTGTTAACCACCGCACCGTCTTCCGGAGTCGGAGGAGCAAAGGACAGCACGACCGTTGAATTCACGGTGACGGTTCTAACCTCAGTGCTAAACCAGTTTCCAAGAGAATCTCTGCCCCAAGCTCTGAACTCATAGTGGCCGTTTGTTAGCCCCGTTATATTCAAGTACCAATTCGTGCTTGACGTATTGTGCATGGTAAGATTGTGCCCGTTCCATTCCAGTAGGGCAATCTCGAGAGGCCGGTCTGAGGTAACGTTTACGAAAACGTAGTCGGAGTTTATTGAACTGTTATTCTTGGGAGTTGGCGAGACAAAGGATAGCGAAATCGTCCTGTTTACAGCAATGCTCCTGACTCCACTGCTAAACCAGTTCCCCAGCTGATCCTCTCCCCATGCTCTAAACGTGTAGTATCCATTCGTTAAGTTGGTCATCTCAATGTACCAGTTCGTATTGGATGCACTCTGCATGGTGAGGTTCCGTCCGTTCCATTCCAGCAGAACAGTTTTTAGAGGCCGACCTGAGCTTACGTTTATCAGAACTCTATCGGTGTCCACAACAGCGCCATTCTCAGGAGTCGGGGGGACAAAGGAAAGAACGACTGTTGAATTCACTGTGATTGTCCGTGCTTCACTGCTAAACCAGTTTCCAAGAGAATCATTACCCCAGACCCTAAAGGTGTAGTGGCCGTTTGAAAGACCCGTTAGAGCCAAATACCAACTCTCACTAGACTCTCTGTGCATTGTGAAATTCTCTCCATCCCACTCCACTACGGCAGACTCAAGGGGCTGGCTTGAAGTGACGTTTATGACGACGCTATCAACATTCACCACTGCACCATCAGCCGGAGTTGGCGGGACAAAAGACAAGAAGATCGTCCTGTTCACGGTAACAGTTCTAACCTCACTGGCAACCCATTTCTCCGATAAATCCTTGCCCCAGACTTTGAAAGTGTACTCTCCGTTTGTTAGGTCAGTGACATTAAAGTACCAGTTAGTATCTGAGGCTTTATCCATCGTGATGTTCTCACCGTTCCACTCCAGCTTTGCACTCTCCAAAAGGTTGTTGGAGGTCACGTTGACAAAAACGTAGTCCGATGTTAGCACGCTACCGTTCTCTGGAGTTGGAGACGTGAAAGATAACTCAGTGGGGCCAGCGTAGTAGTACTGGGTCTCGACTACGGCGTTCGTGTCTTGAGGGATAACGTTGGTAAACTTCTCTGAAACACTCGTATCATAGGGAGTTGGAGTATAACTAGATGAGATGGCGTTCGTGGCACCTACTATTGCATTGCTATCACTTACATGAAAACCCAAGTTCCTAATACCCTCAGAAGGGAGGTACCCATCGGGGAGAATGCGAAGAGCCCAAACATCATAGTTACCCGCGCCGAAGCTTTCAGTAAAACCTGCTACGATAATATCTCCATTTGGGGCCATGGCAACTACATTAGCCCTATCTCGAAGGTTCCCTCCGTAGGTTTTTTGCCATACAATATTCCCATTCCCATCGAGCCTGAGAACCCAAACATCAGACCTGCCAGCGCCAAAGCTGTAAGTGTAACCTGCTACAATAATATCCCCGCTGTTAGTTACGGCGACCGCGTTGGCCTCGTCTTCGCTGTTTCCCCCATAAGTCTTCTGCCATATGACATTACCGTTCCCATCAAGCCTGAAAACCCAAAAATCACCATTAGTACCAAAACCCCAAGTGTATCCTGCTACAACGATGTCCCCGTTATCAATGGCAACTGAAGTAGCCTCATCTGCAGCCCTACTAATACCCCAGGATTTCTGCCACTCAAAATCACCGTTCCCATTAAGTTTGAGAACCCAAAAATCAGAATTAGTGCCAGCTACTATAATATTCCCATTCGAATCAATAGCAACGGCGTTGATAACGGCGTAAAATCTGTAAGCTTTTTGCCATACAATATTGCCGTTTCCATCAAGCTCGAGAACCCAGGTATAGCCTCCATATGTACCAGCTACGACAATGTTCCCATTTTGAGTTATAGCGACTGCATCAGCCTCATCGTCGTTGTTTCCCCCGTAGGTTTTCTGCCATACAATATTCCCATTCCCATCAAGTCTGAGAACCCAAACATCTTTATCCCCTGCCTCAGTGCTGTTAGTGTATCCAACAACAATAATATCTCCGGTGGTATTATCTACGACAGCCGAGTTAGCCCAATAACTATCTCGCTCCCCGTAGGTTTTCTGCCATACAATATTCCCATTCCCATCGAGCCTGAGAACCCAAACATCAGCGTCAGAGCCTCTCCAATCGGTTCCCCCATAGTGGCCCACTAAGATTATATCCCCGTTTGGAGCGAGGGCAACCGCGTTAGCTTCATCATAACCGCTTCCTCCATAGCTCCGAGCCCAAGGTGTTGGTTCTTTTTGAAGTATGCCTAACGCTTCTGCGTAGTTCTCATAGAAGACTGGAACTGCACCCAAACTTACCAAAAACAAAAGAACTAGTCCAAAGCTTACCAACTTCTTCATCACAAGACGTCACCTTCCCGCCATATTGATTAAAAGAGCTTAAATACATTTCTAGGAACCACAAACCAGCGCACTAAGAACCGTAGAAAAACAAATCAGAAAGAGAGGAAAAGAAATCACAGATACCTCTCCTTCACCCAGCGGACGAAGTAGTCTGGGTTCAGCTCCTCGCCGAGGGCCTTCTGGAGGAGCTCCTTCGGCGGGTAGATGCTTCCCCAGCGGTGTATCCTCTCCCTGAGCCAGGCCTTTATCGGCTCGAACTCGGCCCTTGCAACCTTCTCCTCGAAGTCCGGGATGTCGCGCTTCATGTGGTAGTATATCTGGCTCGCGAGGAGCGTGCCTATGCTGTAGGTCGGGAAGTAGCCGATAGTTCCGTGGGCCCAGTGGATATCCTGGAGGATTCCCTCGGCGTAGGTCTTCGGCCTGATTCCGAGGAGCCTCTCCATCTCCTCGTTCCAGAGCTCAGGTAAGTCTTTCGCCTTAACGCCCTCGTTGAGCATCATCCTCTCGAGCTTGAAGCGGAGGAGTATGTGGAAGTTGTAGGTAACGACATCCGCTTCAGTCCTTATGAAGTCCGGTCTGACTATGTTGAAGTAGAGGTAAACGTCTTCGGGCGTGTAGTTCGCCATGAACGGGAGGTTCTCCTTAAGCACCGGGTAGATTAAGCCGGCGAACTCCCTTGAACGGCCGATTATGTTCTCCCAGAAGCGGCTCTGGCTCTCATGGATTCCGAGGGAGACACCGCCGGCTATCGGGCTGAACATAAACCTCTCGTCCTGCTGGAGCTCGTAGAGTGCATGCCCAAACTCGTGGACGGTGCTGAGAATGGTTCTCCTGAAGTCGTAGCCCTCGTATCTGGTAGTTATCCTCACATCCCTTATTCCGAACTCGGTGGTGAAGGGGTGAGCAGAAACGTCGAGCCTTGAGCGGACTCCAAGCGGGAAGCCGAACTTCTGGAGTATCCAGAGGTTTACCCTCTCCATCTGCTCCCTCTCATAGCGCTCCTTCTCGAGCGGGTGCTCCCTGGGCACTTTGCCCTCTTCCATGATTTTCTCAAGGAGCGGCTTCAGCTCCTTCTCAAGCTTGTCGAACATCTTCTCGACTTCCTTCGTGGTGAGGCCCTCCTCGAAGAGGTCGAGCAGGGCATCGTAGGGCTCGTCCTCGTAGCCGAGATAGTCAGCGGCCCTCTTGGCAAGGTCTATGATTCTGTCAAGCCACGGCTCGAACTTGGAGAAGTCGTCGCTCCTCTTGGCCTCTTCCCAGGCCTTAGTGGCCTGGCTCGTGACCTCGCTCATCTCCCTGAGGAACTCGGGCGGGAATGACTTGCTTATCCTTATCGAGCGGTCGAGGACACGAACAACGCCGCGCTCGTACTCGTTAAGGCCCTCTATCCCCTTGGCCTTCTCGACAAGCTCGACGAACTCGGGCTTGAGCA
This sequence is a window from Thermococcus kodakarensis KOD1. Protein-coding genes within it:
- a CDS encoding carboxypeptidase M32, with the translated sequence MESVFQNETIKAILEKYRRIWAIGHAQSVLGWDMEVNMPKEGILERSVAQGELSVLSQEFLLKPEFVELVEKAKGIEGLNEYERGVVRVLDRSIRISKSFPPEFLREMSEVTSQATKAWEEAKRSDDFSKFEPWLDRIIDLAKRAADYLGYEDEPYDALLDLFEEGLTTKEVEKMFDKLEKELKPLLEKIMEEGKVPREHPLEKERYEREQMERVNLWILQKFGFPLGVRSRLDVSAHPFTTEFGIRDVRITTRYEGYDFRRTILSTVHEFGHALYELQQDERFMFSPIAGGVSLGIHESQSRFWENIIGRSREFAGLIYPVLKENLPFMANYTPEDVYLYFNIVRPDFIRTEADVVTYNFHILLRFKLERMMLNEGVKAKDLPELWNEEMERLLGIRPKTYAEGILQDIHWAHGTIGYFPTYSIGTLLASQIYYHMKRDIPDFEEKVARAEFEPIKAWLRERIHRWGSIYPPKELLQKALGEELNPDYFVRWVKERYL